One window of the Hemitrygon akajei chromosome 5, sHemAka1.3, whole genome shotgun sequence genome contains the following:
- the LOC140728059 gene encoding tubulin alpha-1D chain-like — protein sequence MRECISIHVGQAGVQMGNACWELYCLEHGIQPDGQMPSDKTIGGGDDSFNTFFSETGAGKHVPRAVFVDLEPTVIDEVRTGTYRQLFHPEQLITGKEDAANNYARGHYTIGKELIDLVLDRLRKLADQCTGLQGFLIFHSFGGGTGSGFTSLLMERLSVDYGKKSKLEFSIYPAPQISTAVVEPYNSILTTHTTLEHSDCAFMVDNEAIYDICRRNLDIERPTYTNLNRLIGQIVSSITASLRFDGALNVDLTEFQTNLVPYPRIHFPLATYAPVISAEKAYHEQLSVAEITNACFEPANQMVKCDPRHGKYMACCLLYRGDVVPKDVNAAIATIKTKRTIQFVDWCPTGFKVGINYQPPTVVPGGDLAKVQRAVCMLSNTTAIAEAWARLDHKFDLMYAKRAFVHWYVGEGMEEGEFSEAREDMAALEKDYEEVGTETMEGEGEAEEGEEY from the exons CGTGAATGTATCTCCATCCATGTTGGCCAGGCTGGTGTCCAGATGGGCAATGCTTGCTGGGAGTTGTACTGCTTGGAGCATGGCATCCAGCCAGATGGACAAATGCCTAGTGACAAGACCATTGGAGGTGGAGACGACTCCTTCAACACCTTCTTCAGTGAGACTGGAGCGGGGAAGCATGTCCCAAGAGCTGTCTTCGTTGATCTAGAACCAACTGTGATTG ATGAGGTTCGCACTGGTACCTATCGTCAGTTGTTCCACCCCGAGCAGCTCATCACTGGCAAGGAAGATGCTGCTAACAATTACGCCCGTGGGCACTACACCATTGGCAAGGAGCTGATCGATTTGGTTCTGGACAGACTTCGCAAACTG GCTGACCAGTGCACAGGACTCCAAGGATTCCTCATCTTCCACAGTTTTGGCGGAGGCACTGGCTCTGGTTTCACCTCTCTGCTGATGGAACGTCTCTCTGTGGATTACGGCAAGAAGTCCAAGCTGGAGTTCTCCATCTACCCAGCTCCTCAGATCTCCACCGCAGTGGTTGAACCCTACAACTCTATCCTGACCACCCACACCACCCTAGAGCATTCAGACTGCGCCTTCATGGTGGACAATGAGGCCATCTATGACATCTGCCGGAGAAACCTGGACATAGAGCGCCCAACCTACACCAATCTGAATCGCCTCATTGGTCAGATTGTATCGTCCATCACAGCCTCTCTCCGCTTTGACGGTGCCCTGAATGTTGATCTGACAGAGTTCCAGACCAATTTAGTCCCATACCCACGTATCCACTTCCCTCTGGCTACCTATGCCCCTGTGATCTCAGCTGAGAAGGCTTACCATGAACAACTGTCTGTGGCTGAGATCACCAATGCCTGCTTTGAGCCAGCAAACCAGATGGTGAAGTGTGACCCTCGCCATGGCAAGTACATGGCTTGTTGTCTGCTTTACCGGGGTGATGTGGTGCCAAAAGATGTCAATGCTGCCATCGCCACTATTAAGACCAAGCGCACTATCCAGTTTGTTGACTGGTGCCCCACTGGTTTCAAGGTTGGCATCAACTACCAGCCTCCTACTGTGGTGCCCGGTGGTGACCTGGCCAAGGTGCAGCGTGCAGTCTGTATGCTGAGCAACACCACCGCTATTGCTGAAGCCTGGGCTCGCCTTGACCACAAGTTCGACCTAATGTATGCCAAGCGCGCATTTGTGCATTGgtatgtgggggaggggatggaggaagGGGAGTTCTCCGAGGCCCGGGAAGATATGGCAGCTTTGGAGAAGGACTATGAAGAGGTTGGAACTGAGACTATGGAAGGGGaaggagaggcagaagaaggagAGGAGTATTAG